A single window of Synechococcus sp. CBW1004 DNA harbors:
- a CDS encoding FAD-dependent oxidoreductase, which yields MPISAAAGSDASTTNGTPATIPGTDVLIVGGGVCGTALLFVLARYSDLGHLTLVERYDALAQVNSKATNNSQTIHCGDIETNYTLEKAVSVKRTADMIGHYAELLEPEEAGRCVFRTPKMVLAVGEQECSFLRRRFEAFSPHFPAMEWLEREQIAEWEPAVALVDGQPRPEPIAAIGIRRSPTAVDYEALAESFVGQARASTDTPGRQLDLRLGTTVRRITPEGEDPAQPSSFLVELEGPEGLQQLRARHVVVNAGAHSLLMAQQLGFGLQYSCLPVAGSFYFTPDLLRGKVYTVQNDKLPFAAIHGDPDVRAPGKTRFGPTALLLPLLERYRPASFWEFLKVLRLDWSVLAVFWQLFGVATIRNYILRNLLFEVPWLRRRLFLADARKIVPGMQLSDLRFAEGYGGVRPQLIDKQNRRLMLGEVSIPALPGLVFNVTPSPGGTCCLGNACRDLEGIERRLGCRVDHARLERDLLRRSAAPVPLDAAA from the coding sequence ATGCCGATCTCTGCCGCGGCCGGCTCTGACGCCTCCACCACGAACGGAACACCGGCGACGATCCCCGGGACCGACGTGCTGATCGTCGGCGGCGGCGTGTGCGGCACCGCCCTGCTGTTCGTACTGGCCCGCTACAGCGACCTCGGCCACCTCACCCTGGTGGAGCGCTACGACGCTCTGGCGCAGGTGAATTCCAAGGCCACCAACAACAGCCAGACGATCCACTGCGGCGACATCGAGACCAACTACACGCTCGAGAAGGCGGTTTCGGTGAAGCGCACCGCCGACATGATCGGCCACTACGCCGAACTGCTGGAGCCCGAGGAGGCCGGCCGCTGTGTGTTCCGCACCCCGAAGATGGTGCTGGCGGTGGGAGAGCAGGAGTGCAGCTTCCTGCGCCGGCGCTTCGAGGCCTTCTCGCCTCACTTCCCGGCGATGGAGTGGCTGGAGCGCGAGCAGATCGCCGAATGGGAGCCCGCCGTGGCCCTGGTGGACGGCCAGCCCCGGCCCGAGCCGATCGCCGCCATCGGCATCCGTCGCTCTCCCACCGCCGTCGACTACGAGGCCCTGGCCGAGTCGTTCGTGGGCCAGGCCCGCGCCAGCACCGACACCCCCGGCCGTCAGCTGGACCTGCGCCTGGGCACCACCGTGCGGCGGATCACGCCCGAGGGGGAGGATCCGGCCCAGCCCTCCTCGTTTCTGGTGGAGCTGGAGGGGCCTGAGGGCCTGCAGCAGCTGAGGGCGCGCCACGTGGTGGTCAACGCCGGCGCCCACAGCCTGCTGATGGCCCAGCAGCTGGGCTTCGGCCTGCAGTACTCCTGCCTGCCGGTGGCAGGCAGCTTCTACTTCACGCCCGATCTGCTGCGCGGCAAGGTCTACACCGTGCAGAACGACAAGCTGCCCTTCGCCGCCATCCACGGCGATCCCGACGTGCGCGCCCCCGGCAAGACGCGCTTCGGCCCCACCGCCCTGCTGCTGCCGCTGCTGGAGCGCTACAGGCCCGCCTCGTTCTGGGAGTTCCTCAAAGTGCTGCGGCTCGACTGGTCGGTGCTGGCCGTGTTCTGGCAGCTGTTCGGCGTCGCCACGATCCGCAACTACATCCTGCGCAACCTGCTGTTCGAGGTGCCCTGGCTCAGGCGCCGCCTGTTCCTCGCCGACGCCCGCAAGATCGTGCCCGGCATGCAGCTGTCGGATCTGCGCTTCGCCGAGGGCTACGGCGGTGTCCGCCCCCAGCTGATCGACAAGCAGAACCGCCGCTTGATGCTGGGCGAGGTGAGCATCCCGGCCCTGCCGGGGCTGGTGTTCAACGTCACCCCCTCACCGGGGGGCACCTGTTGCCTGGGCAACGCCTGCCGCGACCTGGAGGGGATCGAGCGGCGCCTCGGCTGCCGCGTCGATCACGCGCGGCTGGAGCGGGATCTGCTGCGCCGCAGCGCGGCGCCCGTGCCGCTGGACGCCGCGGCCTGA
- a CDS encoding phosphopantothenoylcysteine decarboxylase, which translates to MATGYHDWDGQPPRSAALGDHDVPAESAHLQGRRIALVVTGGIAALRTPDLARALRRRGAEVTAFCTADALPFVGRQALEWATCRPVITSLGWRAEHLSDGEAFDAWLVAPATANTLAKLACGIADTPVSAALASALGRMERGQTQLLLAPTMHGSLHTSILTGHAQRLAQLGVHMIAPRDAYGKHNLPDAAVLVACVCRALATGPLRGRRILVTGGPTPVPIDGVRRIVNRFSGRLATAIATELLLRGADPELLLGEGSSPPPAWLPHEWVSTYEAYRDRVLEAVGADEAPTAPNRPPAAAILSAAVSDYQPRQVHAGKLASGQPQLHLELEPTAKVIDRVRQAAPDLPMVTFKVLQGASEQELLAEARRRLERFQLVVANHAEEVQGSEQRAWLVSAGGTSRHEGKAAIAAAIADWLEGHLAAET; encoded by the coding sequence GTGGCCACCGGATACCACGACTGGGATGGCCAGCCCCCCCGCTCAGCGGCGCTGGGGGACCATGACGTGCCGGCGGAGTCGGCCCATCTGCAGGGCCGCCGCATCGCCCTTGTGGTGACCGGCGGCATCGCCGCGCTGCGCACACCGGATCTGGCCCGGGCCCTGCGCCGCCGCGGCGCCGAGGTGACCGCCTTCTGCACGGCTGACGCCCTGCCGTTCGTGGGACGCCAGGCCCTGGAATGGGCCACCTGCCGGCCGGTGATCACCTCGCTGGGCTGGCGTGCCGAGCACCTCAGCGACGGTGAGGCCTTCGATGCCTGGCTGGTGGCCCCCGCCACGGCGAACACCCTGGCCAAGCTGGCCTGCGGCATCGCCGACACGCCCGTGAGCGCCGCCCTGGCCTCAGCCCTGGGGCGCATGGAGCGGGGGCAGACCCAGCTGCTGCTGGCGCCGACGATGCATGGGTCGCTGCACACGTCGATCCTCACCGGCCACGCGCAGCGCCTGGCGCAGCTGGGGGTGCATATGATCGCCCCGCGCGACGCCTACGGCAAGCACAACCTGCCCGATGCCGCCGTGCTGGTCGCCTGCGTCTGCCGGGCCCTGGCGACAGGTCCGCTGCGCGGCCGCCGCATCCTGGTGACCGGCGGCCCCACGCCCGTGCCGATCGATGGGGTGCGGCGGATCGTCAACCGCTTCAGCGGCCGGCTGGCGACCGCGATCGCCACGGAGCTGCTGCTGCGGGGAGCCGATCCGGAGCTGCTGCTGGGGGAGGGCTCCAGCCCGCCTCCGGCCTGGCTGCCCCACGAGTGGGTGTCCACCTACGAGGCCTACCGCGATCGTGTGCTGGAGGCGGTGGGCGCAGATGAAGCCCCGACGGCGCCCAACCGGCCGCCGGCCGCCGCGATCCTCTCGGCTGCCGTCTCCGACTACCAGCCGCGTCAGGTGCATGCCGGCAAGCTGGCCAGCGGCCAGCCCCAGCTCCACCTCGAACTGGAGCCCACCGCCAAGGTGATCGATCGGGTGCGCCAGGCCGCCCCCGATCTGCCGATGGTCACCTTCAAGGTGCTGCAGGGCGCCAGCGAGCAGGAGCTGCTCGCCGAGGCGCGCCGCCGCCTGGAGCGCTTCCAGCTGGTGGTGGCCAATCACGCCGAGGAGGTGCAAGGCAGCGAGCAGCGCGCCTGGCTGGTCAGCGCCGGCGGAACCAGCCGGCATGAGGGCAAGGCCGCCATCGCCGCCGCCATCGCCGACTGGCTGGAAGGCCATCTCGCCGCCGAGACCTGA